TTTGCTCGACGAGGTCATCAATTCTAACTTAAAATGGAAACAGGATGATGCGGATGACGGACGTATGACCAAGGCAGGAGCCATGGCACTGAAATTCAAAGTGCTGCAATGGGCTGCCAGCCCCACGTTCAACTCAGACAAAAAATGGCATCCCCAAGCGGACGAATATACCTGCTACGGCAACTATAGCATCCAGCGTTGGGAAACTGCAAAAGCAGCAGGCGAGGCTTTCTTTGCGGAAGTGCAAAGACAAGGCGGATACTCGCTGATCCAGCCGGGGGAAGAGACGCACCGGGCAAGACGCCTTGCCTATCGCCGGGCATACTACAATCGCGGCGGTACGGAAATACTGATCTCCACCCGTCATGGATATGATGCCAACACTATTTGGGAGTATATCGACAGCCGCCCCTGGGGTTACCTTCCCACATTAAACTATGTCGATATGTTCTCTTGGGCGGACGGAACCGATTTCCCGAAAGACTTCGACTGGCAGTCTCCTTCCCGTCAACCTTTCTTTACCGTAGGTGATATGGAACCTACCCGCGACCCGCGTCTGTATGAAAATGTGGCTTGTCCCGGAGACACCTATTGTGATGGAACAGTCGCTCCCGTCCATCTCAACCATCCCAATTACAAAGCCGGCAGCGGATTCATGACCATGAAGTTCATCCTGCAAGAGAACAGTGACCGTGAAGGACCGATACAGTGGCCTCACACCCGTCTGCCGGAAATCATGTTGGGATATGCGGAAGTGCTCAATGAAGTGAACAAGCGCCCGAACGATGAAGCCTACAAGATGGTAAATGACGTGAGGAAGAGAGTAGGCCTATCCGAACTTCCCAAAAACATGAATCACGATGAGTTCCTGGAAGCCGTACTGAGAGAAAGAGCGTTAGAACTGGGATTTGAAGAGGTACGTTGGTTCGACCTTGTTCGCAGAGGTCGTGAAAACGATTTCAAGAAACAACTGTACGGACTGAGAAGCAGGGGTAACGACCAGCACAATCCTACAGCGTTCACTTTTGAGAAAGTAGAACTGAACGACCGTTATTGGGCGGACAATTGGGATACCAAGTGGTATCTGGCTCCAATACCTCAAGAGGAAATCAACAAAAGATATGGAATGACCCAGAATCCGGGTTGGTAAATTGATATGCAAACTTATATTCTATTGAACA
The DNA window shown above is from Bacteroides faecium and carries:
- a CDS encoding RagB/SusD family nutrient uptake outer membrane protein, producing the protein MNSILKGFMALGCLLMASSCSEISFGDKFLSNQPESSGATTEEMFSSKINAEKVLTKAYTGLPYGLPSTSDWKLGVNILESLTDLCYSFRDNINDGPLKLYYNGALSPTNVPRSAAYRYGSKADWTAIRYAWCYIENVRNVPDMSDSEKSQRIAEAKTVIALCYFEMLRYVGGVTWIDHYVDVNEEMNFPRITFAQTVEKIVALLDEVINSNLKWKQDDADDGRMTKAGAMALKFKVLQWAASPTFNSDKKWHPQADEYTCYGNYSIQRWETAKAAGEAFFAEVQRQGGYSLIQPGEETHRARRLAYRRAYYNRGGTEILISTRHGYDANTIWEYIDSRPWGYLPTLNYVDMFSWADGTDFPKDFDWQSPSRQPFFTVGDMEPTRDPRLYENVACPGDTYCDGTVAPVHLNHPNYKAGSGFMTMKFILQENSDREGPIQWPHTRLPEIMLGYAEVLNEVNKRPNDEAYKMVNDVRKRVGLSELPKNMNHDEFLEAVLRERALELGFEEVRWFDLVRRGRENDFKKQLYGLRSRGNDQHNPTAFTFEKVELNDRYWADNWDTKWYLAPIPQEEINKRYGMTQNPGW